The Deltaproteobacteria bacterium DNA segment AGGCATCCACCTCTGACAGAAACCTCCTTGCCCTTGCATAATCCCTTGTGACTATGGCATCAGTGTGATTCGAGCCGTAACGGGCAATATAGTCCATGGCATCATCCATGCCGTCGACCACCTTTACAGCAAGGACCAGGTCCAGAAACTCCTTTCCCCAGTCCTCATCAACAGCTGCCCTGGCAAAGGGTACCAACCTGCAGGTGCGCTCACACCCCCTGAGTTCTACGCCGGCATCCTTAAATGACTCAGCCATCAAGGGCAAAAACTCATCTGCAATATCTCTGTGCACAAGCATACCTTCCATGGCATTACATACCCCTGGCCTCTGTACCTTGGAATTGAAACAGACCTCTTTGGCCATGTTCAGGTCGGCCCCTTTGTCTATATATACGTGGCACACGCCCTTGTAATGCTTCAATACAGGGATGCGGGAATGCTCTGCCACAAAACGGATAAGGCCCTCGCCTCCCCTGGGGATTATGACATCTATTTCCTCCTCCCTCTTCAGAAGCTCCGTGACTGCCTCCCTGTCAGTGGTTGAGACTACCTGCACAGCCTCCCCGGGCACTGAAAACTCCGTCAGCACCTCCTGCAGTATGGAGCCCAGGGCCAGATTGGAATAAAGTGCGTCCGATCCGCCCTTGAGTATTATAGCGTTTCCTGCCTTGAGACACAGGCCCGCCGCATCTATGGTGACATTCGGCCTTGACTCGTAAATCATCCCGATTACACCCAGGGG contains these protein-coding regions:
- a CDS encoding glutamate-5-semialdehyde dehydrogenase codes for the protein MSEVSTLIAKMAKEARKAAREVAKLSTTVKNDVLLRTAERIIEARGKLQEENEKDLKKAKDKGVTSAFMDRLRLSDKVIDSMADGLRDVAALPDPVGEVPKMWKRPNGLTVGRVRIPLGVIGMIYESRPNVTIDAAGLCLKAGNAIILKGGSDALYSNLALGSILQEVLTEFSVPGEAVQVVSTTDREAVTELLKREEEIDVIIPRGGEGLIRFVAEHSRIPVLKHYKGVCHVYIDKGADLNMAKEVCFNSKVQRPGVCNAMEGMLVHRDIADEFLPLMAESFKDAGVELRGCERTCRLVPFARAAVDEDWGKEFLDLVLAVKVVDGMDDAMDYIARYGSNHTDAIVTRDYARARRFLSEVDASLVIVNASTRFNDGGQLGLGAEIGISTSKLHAYGPMGLEELTTTKFIAFGNGQIRS